atggtacacactaatgccactgttcgtcggtgatagagggagtgaatctttgtggatgtggtgccaatcaagctggctgctttgtcctggatggtgtcaagcttcttgagtgttgttggagctgcactcatccaggcaagtggagagtattccatcactcctgatttgtactttgtagatggtggacagactttgcagagtcaggaggtgagtactcATTACAGGATTGCTAGTCTCTGagcagctcttgtagccacagtatttatatggctagcccagttcagtttctggtcaatggtaaccccaagaatGTTGACAGTGCAagatttagcgatggtaatgccattgaatgtcaagggacggaggttagattctctcttgttggaatttgtcattgtctagcacttgtgtggcacaaatgttatttgccacacttgtcagcccaagactggatattatccatgtcttgctgcatttggactgcttcagtatctgagtgaatggtgcggaacattgtgcaatcatcagcgaacatccccactctgaccttatgatggaggaaaggtcattgatgaagcagctgaagatggctgggctgaggacactaccctgaggaacttctgcagtgatgtcatggaattgagatgattgacctccaacaatcaaaatcatcttcctttgtgctaggtatgactccaaccagcggagagttccccccctccccccgattcctattgactccagttttgctagggctccttgatgccgcacttggtcaaatgctgccttgatgttaacggcagtcattttcacctcaccttgggagttcagctattttctccatgtttgaatcaaggcgttaatgatgtcaggagctgagtggccctggcggaacccaactgggcatcaatgtgcaggttattgctaagcaagtaccacttgaaagcattgttgatgaccccttccatcacttccctgatgattgaaagtaaactgatgggatggtaattggccaggttggacttATCCtgcttttgtgtgcaggacatagctgggcaatttttcacattgatgGGTAGATGcctgtattgtagctgtactggagcagcttggctaggggcacggcatggagcacaagtcttcagtacaattgcagaatattgtcagggcccatagcctttgcaggatcTAATACCTTCAATCGATTCTCGATATCACGAGTGAatcgatttggctgaagactggcatctgtgatcctggggacCACTGgatgaggccgagatggatcatcgacTAGGTATTTCTGGCTAATTATTGCTATAAATGCTTCaggctgatgtgctgggctcttccatcattgaggatggggatatttgtgaagcctcctggTCCACTGCAGCCCCGAGAACACAATCAGCTATAGATCCAGAATATTAAACTTCAGCCCAGTTACAGGGATTgtgaacatcagcagaaacaaacccCAACTATCAGAATGAagatggttcagtcctggatgtgattaacagcagtaATAACGGCAGAATCCAACCTCTGCTGTGAcctatgaactcgctggtgtctctgcagttgggatgagtgagtgaatttcttcccacactcagaacaggtgaatggtctctctccagtgtgaactcgctggtgtgcttTGAGCTGGGCTGAAGacctgaatctctttccacaggaagtacagctgaatggcttctcctcagtgtgaattcgctggtgcttCAGCAGTGCAGAGGACGCAGTGAATCCTTTGCCACATATagggcaggtgaatggtctctccccagtgtgaatccgctggtgtatcagcaagtcagatgactgagtgcatcccttcccacactcggagcaagtgaatggtctctccccagtgtgaactcgttggtgtcTCCACAGGtcggatgactgagtgaatcccttcccacactcagagcaggtgaacagcctctccccagtgtgaatttgttggtgtgttcgcagatgggatgactgagtgaatcccttcccacactcggagcaggtgaacggtgtCTCTCCAGTGTGTATTCGCTGGTGCGTTTGCAGGTGcgatgaccgagtgaatctcttcccacactcggtgcaggtgaacggcctctctccagtgtgacaaAGCTGGTGCAccagcaggtgggataactgagtgaatcctttcccacactctgagcaagtgaacggcctctctccagtgtgaaacCGCTGGTGTATAAGCAGGCTGGAtaactgactgaatcccttcgcacactcggagcaggtgaatggcctctccccactgtgaactcgctggtgtctcagcaggtcagatgactgagtgaaacctttcccacactcagagcaggtgaatggcctctctccagtgtgaacccgcCGGTGTCTCAGCAGGTCAAATGACTTAGTGAATCCcgtcccacactcagagcaggtgaatggcctctctccagtgtgaatacGCTGGTGTGCTCGCAGGTTGGCTGACTgagtgaaacccttcccacactcagagcaagtgaacggcctctccccagtgtgactgcgctgATGCTTTTGTAGCTGAGATGGGTAATTGAATCCATTCCCAcattcctcacatttccatcgTTTCTCCATGGTGTGGGTATCCCTGTGTGTCTCcagattggatggtcagttgaagcctcatccacacagagaacacgtgtacagtttctccccactgtgattGGTGCAATGTtatttcaggctgtgtaactggttaaagctcttggcacagtcagttcactggaacactgtGACTCGGGTGTGTCTGTATCTCAGTGTTTtcccagtcacactgatgtttgaaatccTCCCCTTCCAATACCCTGTcaaaggagtttacaaaagtcatcactaTCAGTGCAGGGTAGAAATTCAGAACAAACAATTCTAGTTTTTATGGAACGTTTCTTCCTCTCTTGCTCCCACAAAGCTGCAAATTCCCAACCCACACACTTTTGCTCCTCCCTGTGCTGAAATCCAAACAGTTTTGCACAATTTTTTCCATATATTTTTAACAAATTTGTACAACTGGAGATAACAATATGGTTGATTATTCACTTCAGCCATTATTCGTGACAAATCATTAATCTGAAACCCCCGACCATACAGAATAGCAGATGTTAACCTTGTGTCCAAAACTCAGTGTGGAGATTTCTTGAGTGATCATGAAGGTGGTTTCTCCAAACCTCCCAAGGtttccttccttttctctttgttTCGCCGAATGCGAGAGGTCGCGCATGCGCCCATCATACAttgcccctataaagatggcggccgcGCATGCGCCCCTCACTACATTGaccctataaagatggcggccgttaacTCGGGCCTTTCTCCCGCAACTCCGAGCAAACGCGGGACCGATGGCTCCTTACCTAGGGTTTGGGGCTAACACCGTGAGTTTATGAAGCTTTCAACCTCACCCCCCGGTCCTATGTCTATTCACGGGTTTATTTTCGGCCCTGAATCTGCACTCGGTCTATTTAAACCCACATTTTAAGTCCGTTCGCTCGAACTCCCTTCCCGTCTGTCTCCACGGACTGCGCATGCTCCAACTCACACCGATTGTGGGCAGCTCCAGACCAATAGGAAGAGGGGGCGGAGCTGGAAGACTGAGCAGGAGCCCCTGGTCCTCGAGCcaatcggagtgaatgaggggcggagcagggtgggagtgaaacaTGCGCAGTGCCGGGGCGGGATCACGATAAAGGCGGTCCAACGAGAGTCCCAGAAAGGGCGAGTGCAGGAGAGGAATGGAGCCGGAGGGTGGACTGGGAGGATTCACAAACTCCGGGTGTAGGATTCCAAATCCGGATTAGAAACTCCGTGAGCCGATTGTTAGGAAACTCCTTTTCCAGGGGGTTAGAAGGGGaagatttacacacagcaaactcaaaccaagagaaatgtttgtctcacctcaatttctatcctggactggcCTGAAACAcagtgaattcacactggggagaggccattcagttgCTCACAGTGTGGTAAGAGGTTCAGCACATCATCCCACCATTCACAGTGGTCCTTTTGAAGGATCAGAGTGTGAGAAGTGCTTTAAAAGGTGTGGGGAAGCTTGCTAGGAGGTTTGCTAGAGCTGTTGgtgggggtttaaactaatttggcaccGGGGTGGGATACCGAGTTGAGGTATAGTAGGGGGTGATGTACAGACAGGTATATAAGAAAAAaacaagtcagtctggaaggtaGAGTGTACATCgtcaagttaaggcacaagggaacatagcaaggctggatggcatttattttaatgcaaggaatgttgtaaggcagatgagttgaggatgTTGATTAATACATGGggatatgatatcattgctatcacagagacatggtcaagggaggggcaggactggcagctcaatattccaaggtatagaatcttcaggcgaaaGAGGAGGGGCTGCAGGTGGGGGGTTGTAAAAAAGGTGGTggtgtcacaatattgatcaaggaatcaattactgcagtaaggagggatggtatcttagaaggtttcTTAAATGAGGCCatgtgggtagaacttaaaaacaaaaaatgggcAATAACATtgttgggagtgtactataggtccccaaacagtcagggagagatagaaggccagatatgtaggcaaatctcagaagtgtaaaaataatagggtaaatagtaggggatttcgacttccccaatattaattgggatagacaaagtgtgaaaggcttagagggggctgaattcttaaaatgtatccaggagagctttttaagccagcataTAGAAAATCCTACAAGAGAGGTGCTGGGCCTGCTTTTAGGGAacaaagctgggcaagtggtagaagtgtcagtcgGGGATTATTTCAGTGAGAGTAACCATAACTCAGTTCGATTTAAGGtagtcatggaaaaggacaaagatggaccagaaataaaggttctgaattgggggaaggccaattttaatatgataagacaggattgGCCAAAGTGGATTTGTAACAAAATCTACA
Above is a window of Carcharodon carcharias isolate sCarCar2 chromosome 27, sCarCar2.pri, whole genome shotgun sequence DNA encoding:
- the LOC121270501 gene encoding gastrula zinc finger protein XlCGF8.2DB-like isoform X1 — protein: MEKRWKCEECGNGFNYPSQLQKHQRSHTGERPFTCSECGKGFTQSANLRAHQRIHTGERPFTCSECGTGFTKSFDLLRHRRVHTGERPFTCSECGKGFTQSSDLLRHQRVHSGERPFTCSECAKGFSQLSSLLIHQRFHTGERPFTCSECGKGFTQLSHLLVHQLCHTGERPFTCTECGKRFTRSSHLQTHQRIHTGETPFTCSECGKGFTQSSHLRTHQQIHTGERLFTCSECGKGFTQSSDLWRHQRVHTGERPFTCSECGKGCTQSSDLLIHQRIHTGERPFTCPICGKGFTASSALLKHQRIHTEEKPFSCTSCGKRFRSSAQLKAHQRVHTGERPFTCSECGKKFTHSSQLQRHQRVHRSQQRLDSAVITAVNHIQD
- the LOC121270501 gene encoding zinc finger protein 239-like isoform X2, which codes for MVKPWKCGDCGKGFNYPSLLRNHRRIHTGEKPFTCFVCGKGFTQSSTLLTHQRGHTGERPFSCTYCGKKFRSSSHLSGHQRFHTGERPFACSVCGKGFTVSSNLLKHQQIHTEERPFSCSSCGKRFRYSSDLTAHQRVHTGEKPFTCPVCAKGFTQLSHLLVHQLCHTGERPFTCTECGKRFTRSSHLQTHQRIHTGETPFTCSECGKGFTQSSHLRTHQQIHTGERLFTCSECGKGFTQSSDLWRHQRVHTGERPFTCSECGKGCTQSSDLLIHQRIHTGERPFTCPICGKGFTASSALLKHQRIHTEEKPFSCTSCGKRFRSSAQLKAHQRVHTGERPFTCSECGKKFTHSSQLQRHQRVHRSQQRLDSAVITAVNHIQD